In Brachypodium distachyon strain Bd21 chromosome 2, Brachypodium_distachyon_v3.0, whole genome shotgun sequence, one genomic interval encodes:
- the LOC106866169 gene encoding replication protein A 32 kDa subunit B-like isoform X1, translating to MNVRTRVQVRLVGQRWAVRTFSEKVCFQLDDCTRHVTCTYWLTGLPSDMDVATTGESNFIEVVGCPEVKDCRPSVIVSNFREITNFNDVTQHYLYCIYTHLDLRRPPSPSSAKLIEDVYEIVRDYTDEGDPGLTFRFIANSVNATEPVLRAAINKLIEQRRILRVIGDDRYILAHR from the exons ATGAATGTACGAACACGCGTGCAGGTGCGCCTCGTTGGCCAACGATGGGCTGTACGAACGTTTAGTGAAAAGGTATGCTTCCAGCTCGACGACTGTACCAGGCACGTGACTTGcacgtactg GTTAACCGGGCTGCCATCGGATATGGACGTTGCGACCACCGG AGAATCGAATTTCATAGAGGTCGTGGGGTGCCCGGAGGTAAAAGACTGTAGACCAAGCGTCATAGTATCGAATTTCAG GGAAATCACAAACTTCAATGACGTAACGCAGCACTACTTGTATTGCATATACACGCATCTCGACCTGCGGAGG CCTCCATCACCAAGTAGCGCGAAGCTCATCGAAGACGTGTATGAAATCGTCAGAGACTATACTGATGAGGG GGATCCTGGACTCACATTTAGGTTCATCGCAAATAGTGTTAATGCCACTGAACCTGTGCTAAG GGCGGCCATCAACAAACTCATTGAGCAGCGCAGGATCCTTCGAGTGATCGGAGATGACAGATACATATTAGCACACCGATAG
- the LOC106866169 gene encoding uncharacterized protein LOC106866169 isoform X2 has product MDGNNNTPPRSGRHSSVATNTSTEDRPVVIGHKRGAILWGCHLHVPIESNFIEVVGCPEVKDCRPSVIVSNFREITNFNDVTQHYLYCIYTHLDLRRPPSPSSAKLIEDVYEIVRDYTDEGDPGLTFRFIANSVNATEPVLRAAINKLIEQRRILRVIGDDRYILAHR; this is encoded by the exons ATGGacggcaacaacaacactCCTCCACGTTCTGGCCGTCACAGTTCCGTCGCTACCAATACGAGCACGGAGGATCGTCCGGTGGTAATAGGGCACAAACGCGGAGCCATCCTGTGGGGATGCCACCTGCACGTGCCCAT AGAATCGAATTTCATAGAGGTCGTGGGGTGCCCGGAGGTAAAAGACTGTAGACCAAGCGTCATAGTATCGAATTTCAG GGAAATCACAAACTTCAATGACGTAACGCAGCACTACTTGTATTGCATATACACGCATCTCGACCTGCGGAGG CCTCCATCACCAAGTAGCGCGAAGCTCATCGAAGACGTGTATGAAATCGTCAGAGACTATACTGATGAGGG GGATCCTGGACTCACATTTAGGTTCATCGCAAATAGTGTTAATGCCACTGAACCTGTGCTAAG GGCGGCCATCAACAAACTCATTGAGCAGCGCAGGATCCTTCGAGTGATCGGAGATGACAGATACATATTAGCACACCGATAG
- the LOC106866169 gene encoding uncharacterized protein LOC106866169 isoform X3 → MYEHACRCASLANDGLYERLVKSGLILGLPRLTGLPSDMDVATTGESNFIEVVGCPEVKDCRPSVIVSNFREITNFNDVTQHYLYCIYTHLDLRRPPSPSSAKLIEDVYEIVRDYTDEGDPGLTFRFIANSVNATEPVLRAAINKLIEQRRILRVIGDDRYILAHR, encoded by the exons ATGTACGAACACGCGTGCAGGTGCGCCTCGTTGGCCAACGATGGGCTGTACGAACGTTTAGTGAAAAG TGGCCTAATATTAGGCCTTCCCAGGTTAACCGGGCTGCCATCGGATATGGACGTTGCGACCACCGG AGAATCGAATTTCATAGAGGTCGTGGGGTGCCCGGAGGTAAAAGACTGTAGACCAAGCGTCATAGTATCGAATTTCAG GGAAATCACAAACTTCAATGACGTAACGCAGCACTACTTGTATTGCATATACACGCATCTCGACCTGCGGAGG CCTCCATCACCAAGTAGCGCGAAGCTCATCGAAGACGTGTATGAAATCGTCAGAGACTATACTGATGAGGG GGATCCTGGACTCACATTTAGGTTCATCGCAAATAGTGTTAATGCCACTGAACCTGTGCTAAG GGCGGCCATCAACAAACTCATTGAGCAGCGCAGGATCCTTCGAGTGATCGGAGATGACAGATACATATTAGCACACCGATAG
- the LOC112271054 gene encoding uncharacterized protein LOC112271054 → MIPPVAGADIEGQTLTRVHPPTGVVRGEHEVPGSGTLPALASTVAEVGLAPTVELSVTRTDDPAERSAVCVLSTEFWSPSSAHRGNRASMDSWNVDVGTFRGEMQSSPVACLVTDPAIQLPVTAPTHNNPSSRKYKLIDGAKRGKRIAETGSSSVGGLADAQRMIACANIVSQGRRGNGA, encoded by the exons ATGATTCCACCGGTTGCTGGGGCAGACATAGAG GGACAAACCCTAACTCGTGTTCACCCACCGACTGGCGTGGTTCGTGGAGAGCATGAAGTGCCCGGCTCCGGTACACTGCCAGCACTTGCATCAACAGTCGCCGAAGTTGGTCTAGCACCAACTGTTGAGCTTAGTGTTACACGTACTGATGACCCTGCTGAAAGATCCGCTGTCTGCGTGCTTTCGACGGAGTTTTGGAGTCCTTCCTCTGCGCATCGTGGCAACCGGGCAAGCATGGACTCCTGGAACGTAGATGTTGGTACGTTTCGTGGTGAGATGCAGTCCTCGCCAGTTGCATGCCTGGTTACTGATCCAGCCATTCAGCTCCCTGTTACTGCCCCCACGCATAACAATCCATCGTCTCGCAAATACAAGCTGATTGATGGCGCTAAGCGTGGTAAGAGGATAGCTGAGACCGGTTCAAGCAGCGTCGGGGGGCTCGCGGACGCTCAAAGGATGATCGCATGTGCCAACATTGTTTcacaaggaagacgaggcaaTGGCGCTTAG